The window CGCGTATGACGCCATCATGACACACCTGCTTGGCAAGACGCTCGGCAAGATGGCACTGGGACTACGAGTGGTCGACGGCCAGGGTGCCAGACTGAGCTGGGGACGAAGCCTCCTCCGAGCGACCGTAGCATACCTAAGCGGTGTTGCCACGGTCTTCCTGATCGTGGCTACCGCGTCCATTCTTGGCTGGGTGTTCCTGCGGGGTTTGTCCACTTACGCACGGTTTCCACATGATCGCGTATCGAAGAGCTTCGTTGTCCGGGAGGTCAAGGGTGAGCCCAAGAAGACCCCCAAGGGAGCTGCTGCGACCGACTCCGCAGGAGGTATATCTCCTATTACCGATCTGGAGAGACTTCGGGAGCAGGGGATCATCTCTGAAGAGGAATACGAGCGAAAGAGGAAAGAGGTGGGCCTCTGACGAGGCGGAGTCCAAGGCAAGGAGCATCCCGGCTGGTTTGGGTGGATGACCACCTCTGGCGACGCCAGAGGTGGTGAAGAAAGAGCTTGGCAAATTGGAGGATATGGGATCCTCCTGAGCAGCATCTGATCTGACTACGAGACAGCAGTTCCAGAGGTTCGTTTCCCCCGAAGGAATCGCGACAAGCGGATCAGGATGTAGAACCAGCCGAATCGCCTCTTGCTTACAGAGGAGAGGCTTCCAACAACAGTCCAAAACGCTGTGGTGGACCCGAGCGGTTCCAGTTGGAACCTTTTGCTGGCGGAATTGTCGAGACTCAGCCAAATAGCCGAGCGTGCCACCAACGACAGGAACCATGAGTCCTCAAGTGCTGCAGTACCAGAGGCGAGGAAGAGATAGCGCTATCTACAATCAGGGGGATATGCTCCCAGTGTTCACTACCCAAGTGTCTAGAACCAATACTTGGTACTCTATCAGTCCAATCTACTCAGTCCTGTACCCATCGAGTGTTTGTCGAGGAAGAACGTCCTGATCTCTCGCCCGCGCGCGCGACAAACCGGAGCCGTCCACACATTGCTCACGCAGTATCTGGGGCACTCTGAGGTACTCGGACACCCCGCCTTCACCGGGCCTGCTCGAGTCCACCTGCATTGACAACCACCACGAAGAGGCATAGAGTGCTCATATGCCCCAGGGGGGCATTAGGCATAGTCTCAATCTGGTTTTGGAAAGGTGGTGTCGGATCATGCATCTCATCGACAAGTTTCGAGAAGAGGAGTTTCGCACGTTGTGCTTGACCGTTCTATCAGGAGCCTTTCTGGTAGCCAGTTTCTTCAAGTGGTTTCAAGGAATGCCCTTTGATCCGGCGTGGGTAGCGATTGTCGTGAGTGGCATCCCGATTGTGTTTGGCGCAGTGAAGGGATTGGTCACGGAGTTCGATGTCACCGCAGACGTTCTCGTCGCGATTGCCCTGGTTGCAGCAGTCAGCATCGGAGAGTATTTCGCTGCCGGAGAAGTCGCGTTCATCATGCAGATCGGCAAGGTGCTGGAGGACGCCACGGCCGCGAAGTCACGCAAGAGTCTCCAGGTACTCATCAAGCTTACTCCTCAGAAGGCCCGTCTCCGTACAGCCGATGGAGAGCAGGAGATACTCGCTTCAGAGGTCAAGACAGGTGATCTGCTTCTGGTCCGTCCTGGCGAGGCCATTCCCGTAGACGGGAGGATTGTCCGCGGAAGCACGTCAGTCGACCAGTCTGCCATGACGGGCGAGTCAGTTCCAGTGGACCGGACAACAGGCGATGACGTCTACCAGGGGACCATCAACCAGGAAGGAGTCGTCGAGCTTGAAGCCACGAGCGTCGGCAATGATTCCTCCCTGAGGAAGATGATCCGCTTGGTTGAAGAAGCCGAGGAGAACAAGGCGCCGATTGTCCGTGTTGCAGACAAATGGGCGCGCATTCTCGTCCCGGTGGCGCTGGGTTGTGCGGTGCTGATCTACGCGCTCACAAAGGACATCTACCGGGGGGTCGCTGCGCTCGTCGTCTTCTGCCCGTGCTCGCTGATACTTGCCACTCCGACCGCCATGTTGGCTACGATTGGCAATGCGACGAAGAAGGGCATCCTCATCAAATCCGGCGCGGCAGTCGAGGCGGTGGCAAAGATCGACACGCTGGTGATGGACAAGACGGGAACACTCACGTACGGGGAACTCCGGGTGGAGGATGTCCGTATGCTTGACGAGGGGGTGGATTCCATCAGCTTTTGGGGGCTCGTTGCGAGTGCCGAGAAGTTTTCTGAACATCCCCTGGGAAAGGCGGTCCTAGCGTACGCTCAGAGTCAAGGCATCACAGCAGAGGACCCGGAGACATTCGAGATGCGAGCCGGAAAGGGTGTCGCTGCAACAGTCCGTGGACATGAAGTCCTCATCGGCGAGAAGGCTGTCGGGCAGGAGATCCTCGACGACACCCCGGAGGCTGCAGCGTTCATCGAAGAGATGCAGGAAAAGGGAAAGACTGTGTTGCCAGTCGCAGTGGACGGGAAGATTGTCGGAGTGGTCTCCGTCGCAGATGTCCTCCGGAAGGAAGCCAAGAGCACGATCGCGGAACTCGAGCGGACGGGCTTGTCGCGCATCGTCATGCTGACCGGCGACAACCAGGCGGTCGCCAATGCCATTGGCGAGGCGGCGGGCGTGACGGACGTGGTTGCCTCCCTGCTGCCAGATGACAAGGTCGACGCCATCAAAGAGTTGACTGATCAGGGGCACTCCGTCGGGATGGTCGGCGACGGCGTCAACGATGCGCCCGCACTTGCCGCCGCTTCCGTCGGGATCGTCATGGGGGCCATCGGCTCCGACGTCGCCATGGAAGCGGCGGATATCGCTCTGATGAGTGACGACATCAGCAAGCTCCCGTTCCTGATCAGGCTCTGCCGCAAGACCAGAAGCCGCATTGTCTTCAACATCGTGATTTCCATGTGCATCAACTTTGGTGCCATCATCTTTGCGGGTTTTGGCATGCTGAGTCCTGTTGCAGCAGCGATTGTCCACAATTGCGGGTCGGTATTCGTGGTAGTAAACTCGGCGTTGTTGCTCGCATACCGGGAGAAGGAGCAGACCGTGGTGGCCTGACCGGTACCATTTGCACGGCCACCGGATTCACTTGAAGTAAAGCGGGAGGAACCATCCATGCCAACTCATCAGCACCATGACGTGAAGAAGCTGTGTCAGCGAATCAACAGGATCGAGGGGCAGCTGGGAGGCATCCGCAAGATGCTCGAGAACGACGAACCCTGCGACGAGATCATCGTCCAGCTCAACTCCGCAAGAGCAGCGCTGCAGAAGATCAGCCAGATCGTGCTGGAAGATCATCTCGATTACTGCGTGATCGAGGCGCTTCGAGACAGAGAGCGCGAACCACAGGTTGACAGCATGAAGCGTGCCTTGAGCCAATACACAAAGATGGTGTGATTTGAAGCCCACAGATGCAGTGATGCGTTTTCAAGCGCACCCGCTGCCGTCTTGAATGAAGTGGTTTCTCAGGGAACGAATCACTGATGGAACTCCGATCGCCTTGCGTCTCTGCTCAGCCGTACCTCGACAACGGGGCGATGACAGCTGCCAAGAAATGCCATAAACGTAGTATCGATGCTGTGTGGTGGCGGCGGGGGGATTCGAACCCTCGACACTCCGGGTATGAGCCGAATGCTCTAACCAACTGAGCTACGCCGCCACGGGGCGCTGGAAAACTGGAACATAGTAGCAGAGACGACAGCCTCTGTCAAGCGAGGAAAAGCGAGACGCTATCCGCGCTTGCGCTCTGTCCGCTTCTTCTTGTCGACCTGCCACTCCTGTGAGTCCTGCAGATACCGCTTCATCATCATGTCGAAGGGGCTCAGCAAGGGCTTCTCGCGGAACGGCCGCGAGCTGTAGGACGGGCGGGCAGACGGCGCACTTGGCGCAGAAGCCGGGGTGGAGGAGCTGCCTTCCACAGCAGGAGCGGCGGGCGTTTCATCGGCCCCACCGGCAACTTTGGCGGCCTTGATGGAGAGATTGAGCTTGCCATCCTTGTTTCGGCCAATGACGCGAACGATGACCTTGTCCCCTTCCTTGAGGAACTGGTTGACGTCCTTGACGTAGGTGTCGCTGATTTCCGAGATGTGGACCAGACCTACTTCATTGGTGTCTGTCTTGACGAACGCTCCGAACGGAACGATCTTGACGACAATACCTTCGGTTAGCTTGATGCGGTGCTCTTCGGCCATTAAGCTCGTCACTCACCTCTGCGGGGGATAGCTCTGTCGACATGGCAGGCTCCAATAAAACAGCATACAGCGCCCAGGCCAAAATGCAACCCTAGAACCATCCCTTGACCCATGTGATGAGCTGACTCAACGCGCGAGGAAGACCCGTGGGCTCAGGGGAAACCGGCTCTGGGACTGTGCGGTCCACGGGGAAGAGGATGACGGTGTCACCCTTCTTGCTCATGAGCATGTCCTCGCGCGCGACCTTTTCGACGTAGGCTTTCGTCGCATGATACTGCATAGCCTTCTGTTGTTCGAGCGTCTGTGCGCTGACCCGTTGCAGTTCAGCAAACGTACGTGTCACCAGCCGGTCTGCCTTGCCCAGGTAGACGAGCGCGGCGACCGTACTCCAGATGAGATACCCAATGACGAAACACGCCACGAGCGCTAGAACCTTGTGGATGTTCAGTGTATGTCCACGCTTCTGTTGTCTCAACACAGATCTCATCCTTCAGGCGTCGGGCTCACGGTGCTCACCCGAGCGATGTTCCGCCCTCTCACCGTCTCGATCGTCGGAACGCACGAGCGGTCACGGCCAGTGACGTCATCATACCCATTCACCACACCCACGTCAAGCACCTTGTCACATGACGTCCCCTGCTCCAGTTGGACAACCAGGACGCGCTGCCAGTATCACTTACCCGTCGCTGCGCTCCCGGCTCGTCTCACCTACAGGAACGCGTCCAGAGACTGCAGGACGGACTCTCGTTCCAGTGGAGTCGTGAAGTGGACGGACTGCTGGACATGGCGAGCCCACCTGCGCCTTCTCGAACCCCAGAAGAACACGGACGTGTCGAGGTTGAGAGCACGCAGGTCCGCCAGGTAGCGCTCCTCGTCGGACGGCAGGTCGGAAAGGAGAAAGATGAGAACGTCAGCAAGCCGGACCATGTCTTTCATCGTGTCGTCCAGCACCTGCATGACAAAGACGGTCGCCAGGTCGTACGCAGGGTGGGAGACAGTCCGCCGGTACAGCAGCTCGTGGCTGTCCCACTGCAACGGCATCTCGCCGCCACAGACGTTCTGCCAGAACGCGTTGGCCAGCAGGGCGTCGCGCGAGGCCACGATACACCGATACGTCGTCTGCCGCGGCGGACGGACAAATGGCACGACCTCGAAGGACTCCTGATGCGTCATCCGTGTCAGCACCCTTGAGACTGCGAGCACGTCCTGTCCAAGCACGGACGCCAGCGAATCGATCGTCTGCGCGCGGTCCCTGGTCAGCTGCGCAATCTCATATTCCGGCGCGGCCAGCTGCTGCACGTCCTTGCTGAGCTTGCTGCGCCACCAGTAAAGGTGTCCGGGGTCCAGGAATCGAAGGTCGGTGCCGGTCAAGCGTTTCTTCCACTCTGCGAACCTGACATCGACATCGCTCAGGCTCGCGAAGACGCAGTTGGATGCGTAGTCGGAGGTGACGGGCCCAAGAGCGAACGTGCCCTCGGTCTCCATGAGCAGCAGGAACAGGGCGGTCTCGCCGCTCAGCTGTCCCCGGCTCGCGTAGCGAATACCAGTGCGGCCAACGACAACATCGTACCGGGTCGCCCTCGTCGTGACAGACAGAAGTGCACTCGGATCCTTGGTGAACAGCACTTCGAGAATCGTGTGAGCTGGAAACTCGGCCAGTTTGCCTTCGCCCATCGTATCCCTCCAGCAGACTCCTCTCAGGTTGCCATCGCTCGAGCCAGACCATCTCGTGATTCAGAGTATAGCACCAGAAAACCTGGTGCAAGTGAATCGCCATGTGCAGCCTGTAATTTGTCATTCCCGTGTATGCGGCTGCTCCGTCATGCCCGCGCAGGCGGGCATCCAGCATTTGTCTCCCGTGTGGGTTCCCGCCTTCGCCGAGAGCACCCCTCGCATTGAGAGAAAGTGCTCGGGGGGGAACGACAGAGAGGGACACGCTGCTCATTCGTCTTACCCGCGCAGGCGGGCATCCAGCATTTGTCTCCCGTGTGGGTTCCCGCCTTCGCCGAGAGCACCCCTCGCATTGAGAGAAAGTGCTCGGGGGGGAACGACGGCGAGACGGCATATGGCAAACCGGCACCATCAACAAGGCACCGGCTGCGTCAAGCATATGTCGCGGAAGACTAACTCTTGGTGATTGGAGTCTCAGCCTCTCGGGGGGTCGTGTCAAACTTGCCGGACACCGATGCACCCTCCTCGACGGAGATGCGCGCACTCGTGACGTCGCCCTTGACAGTCGCCTTCTCCAGGACCTCAACCTTCTCCACGCCCTTGACATTTCCCTCGACACGTCCCATCACGACGACCAGACGCCCTTCGACGTTGCCATGGACCTCGCCCTGCTCGGCGACCGTGATCGTCCCGTGACCCGTAACGTTGCCGTGCAGCTGACCCTCGATGCGCAGGTCTCCCTGATTCTCGACGTCACCCTTCACGACGAGGTCGTGAGCAACGACAGATGCCGTCTTGCTCTCTGTGGAAGTCTTGGATGGTCCGAATGCCATGGCGGTTTCCTCCACACCTAGTCAAGATAGGTCATCGGGTTCACGGAGTTGCCGTGAATGATGACTTCGTAGTGCACGTGGGCTCCGGTCGCACGACCGGTCGATCCCTCATACCCGATGACCTGGCCCTTCTTGACTGCCTGACCTGCGGACACGGCCGCCCGGCTCATGTGACCATACATGGTCTCGATGCCGTCTCGGTGGTACAGCGTCACCGAAATACCGTAACTGCTGTTCCATCCGGACTGTTCAACCTTGCCGTCAGCCGTTGCCCTGATCGCCGTGCCGTACGGAGCTGCGATGTCCACACCGTCGTGGAACTCGCCGCCACTGCCGCCGAATGGATTCGAGCGCCAGCCGTATCCAGACGTGATGAGTCCATACAAGGGCCAGAGCGAAGGAGTCTGCGCGAGCATGGTGTTGTACTTGGACGCAGCGTCCTGCAGAACGATCAAGTTCTTCTCACGGGCTTCGGCTTCCTGCTGCACCACAGCGGTCGACGTCGACAGCTGTGTCGCGCCTGCGGCCAGG is drawn from Coprothermobacter sp. and contains these coding sequences:
- a CDS encoding copper-translocating P-type ATPase, with translation MPQGGIRHSLNLVLERWCRIMHLIDKFREEEFRTLCLTVLSGAFLVASFFKWFQGMPFDPAWVAIVVSGIPIVFGAVKGLVTEFDVTADVLVAIALVAAVSIGEYFAAGEVAFIMQIGKVLEDATAAKSRKSLQVLIKLTPQKARLRTADGEQEILASEVKTGDLLLVRPGEAIPVDGRIVRGSTSVDQSAMTGESVPVDRTTGDDVYQGTINQEGVVELEATSVGNDSSLRKMIRLVEEAEENKAPIVRVADKWARILVPVALGCAVLIYALTKDIYRGVAALVVFCPCSLILATPTAMLATIGNATKKGILIKSGAAVEAVAKIDTLVMDKTGTLTYGELRVEDVRMLDEGVDSISFWGLVASAEKFSEHPLGKAVLAYAQSQGITAEDPETFEMRAGKGVAATVRGHEVLIGEKAVGQEILDDTPEAAAFIEEMQEKGKTVLPVAVDGKIVGVVSVADVLRKEAKSTIAELERTGLSRIVMLTGDNQAVANAIGEAAGVTDVVASLLPDDKVDAIKELTDQGHSVGMVGDGVNDAPALAAASVGIVMGAIGSDVAMEAADIALMSDDISKLPFLIRLCRKTRSRIVFNIVISMCINFGAIIFAGFGMLSPVAAAIVHNCGSVFVVVNSALLLAYREKEQTVVA
- a CDS encoding RNA-binding protein S1, with product MAEEHRIKLTEGIVVKIVPFGAFVKTDTNEVGLVHISEISDTYVKDVNQFLKEGDKVIVRVIGRNKDGKLNLSIKAAKVAGGADETPAAPAVEGSSSTPASAPSAPSARPSYSSRPFREKPLLSPFDMMMKRYLQDSQEWQVDKKKRTERKRG